One Microbacterium sp. zg-B96 genomic region harbors:
- a CDS encoding ABC transporter ATP-binding protein: protein MLSDSSAPLQTVSYGRTLPAADTLLSVRNLKKVYTTDGGDIEAVRDLTFDLGKNELTCLVGPSGSGKTTLLKCIAGLLTPTSGEVVLDGKKVTAPPKKMAVVFQEYGRSLFPWLRVFENVELPLKNSGMGKDQRRALVEEALANVGLDHVPRSYPWQLSGGMQQRVAIARAIAYQPEVLLMDEPFAAVDAQTRADLEDLVRGVRKTLGLSVLFVTHDIDESVYLGERVIMLSSSPTIVQEDLLVDLPEERDQLETRSMPRFTELRRHVYEQIQLAKKGFRPDVATRA, encoded by the coding sequence ATGCTGTCTGACTCTTCTGCACCACTGCAGACCGTCTCGTACGGTCGCACCCTGCCCGCTGCGGACACCCTGTTGTCGGTACGGAACCTGAAGAAGGTCTACACCACCGACGGCGGTGACATCGAGGCCGTCCGCGACCTCACCTTCGACCTCGGCAAGAACGAGCTCACGTGCCTGGTGGGCCCCTCGGGTTCGGGAAAGACGACGCTTCTCAAATGCATCGCGGGCCTACTTACGCCGACATCGGGTGAGGTCGTGCTCGACGGCAAGAAGGTGACCGCGCCGCCGAAGAAGATGGCGGTCGTCTTCCAGGAGTACGGCCGCTCCCTGTTCCCCTGGTTGCGGGTCTTCGAGAACGTCGAGCTGCCGCTGAAGAACTCCGGCATGGGCAAGGACCAGCGCCGGGCTCTCGTCGAGGAGGCGCTGGCCAACGTGGGCCTCGATCACGTACCGCGGTCGTATCCGTGGCAGCTCTCCGGCGGAATGCAGCAGCGCGTGGCCATCGCCCGAGCCATCGCCTACCAACCGGAGGTGCTGCTCATGGACGAACCGTTCGCCGCTGTGGACGCCCAGACCCGCGCCGACCTCGAGGACCTCGTGCGAGGGGTGCGCAAAACGCTGGGGCTGTCGGTGCTCTTCGTCACACACGACATCGACGAGTCGGTCTATCTCGGGGAGCGGGTGATCATGCTCTCGAGCTCGCCGACCATCGTGCAGGAGGACCTCCTCGTCGACCTCCCCGAGGAGCGCGACCAGCTGGAGACGCGGTCGATGCCGCGCTTCACCGAGCTGCGTCGCCATGTGTACGAGCAGATCCAGCTGGCGAAGAAGGGGTTCCGTCCGGACGTGGCGACCCGCGCATGA
- a CDS encoding multidrug effflux MFS transporter → MSPPRPVPRTPGRIDPGLMLALGFVAMAGSLSTDVYLPAFPQIAAAFQVEASAVQLTMTAFLIGSAAGQLVIGAFSDALGRRRTLLAALAVFTACAYLAAVSPSVGVLIAIRAVQGFAGSAGAVLARAIVADLADRQQAVRAFSLLWAMIALGPAIAVPLGGWLAQTGGWRVTLLGVAVLATAMLLVASFVIPESLPPDRRHPFTFAAIGGNIGRLLRDSAFVGYAVAFGLGYGTLIVYISSSSFIVQNIFGTTPLGYSLTFSFTGLCIMSGAWLSGRVAQRVGTGRTLLVAQLLQLTAAGISGVLAVSGAFTLAWYLPLMGGFAVGCGAVMSTASAIAVGRAARTAGAGSALIGFSQFAFGAAASPLGGLLGTGTAVPALFFMTLLPLLAVGAAGAGRMLERRNPA, encoded by the coding sequence ATGAGCCCACCGCGCCCCGTGCCGCGCACCCCGGGACGCATCGATCCCGGACTCATGCTCGCCCTGGGGTTCGTCGCGATGGCGGGGTCGCTCTCGACCGACGTGTATCTGCCGGCATTCCCGCAGATCGCGGCGGCGTTCCAGGTCGAAGCATCCGCCGTGCAGCTGACCATGACGGCCTTCCTCATCGGTTCGGCGGCGGGACAGCTGGTCATCGGCGCATTCTCGGACGCCCTCGGCCGGCGGCGCACGCTGCTGGCCGCCTTGGCGGTGTTCACCGCCTGCGCCTACCTTGCCGCAGTCAGTCCCTCAGTCGGCGTACTCATCGCCATCCGCGCGGTGCAGGGGTTCGCGGGTTCCGCGGGGGCGGTGCTGGCACGCGCGATCGTGGCAGATCTGGCCGACCGGCAGCAGGCGGTGCGCGCGTTCAGCCTGCTCTGGGCCATGATCGCCCTCGGCCCCGCCATCGCGGTTCCCTTGGGTGGCTGGCTCGCCCAGACGGGGGGCTGGCGCGTGACGCTTCTCGGGGTGGCGGTGCTGGCCACGGCGATGCTGCTGGTCGCATCTTTCGTCATCCCCGAGAGCCTGCCGCCGGACCGCCGGCATCCGTTCACCTTCGCCGCGATCGGCGGCAACATCGGTCGCCTGCTGCGCGACAGCGCGTTCGTCGGCTACGCCGTCGCCTTCGGCCTCGGCTACGGCACGCTCATCGTGTACATCAGCTCGTCGTCGTTCATCGTGCAGAACATCTTCGGGACGACTCCGCTGGGCTACTCGCTGACCTTCTCGTTCACGGGCCTGTGCATCATGTCGGGCGCGTGGCTCAGCGGCCGCGTCGCCCAGCGCGTCGGCACCGGCCGCACCCTGCTGGTAGCCCAGCTGCTGCAGCTGACCGCGGCGGGGATCTCCGGTGTGCTCGCGGTGTCCGGAGCCTTCACCCTGGCCTGGTACCTGCCGCTGATGGGCGGGTTCGCCGTGGGATGCGGGGCGGTCATGTCGACGGCATCCGCCATCGCCGTCGGCCGCGCCGCCCGGACGGCGGGGGCGGGTTCCGCATTGATCGGCTTCAGTCAGTTCGCTTTCGGCGCCGCGGCCTCGCCGCTGGGCGGGCTGCTCGGCACCGGCACCGCGGTGCCCGCACTGTTCTTCATGACCCTGCTTCCCCTGCTGGCTGTCGGGGCAGCCGGTGCCGGGCGCATGCTGGAGCGTCGGAACCCTGCGTGA
- a CDS encoding aminomethyl transferase family protein codes for MANNLQELIDQTNPVDMLRNSQIGSYIYPVVPADFQNWIKEQQAWRETAVLYDQSHHMDNVFLSGSDAIKLISDTAINSVANFAVNKAKQYVPTTSSGHVIGDGILFRQGEDEYVYVGRAPASNWLLFHGETGGYRNLDVTVDRRSPSRPYGHPVTREYYRFQIQGPNAWAVIEKLNGGELEKLGFFNMSTMRIAGKEVRTLRHGMAGAPGLEVWGPYADHDQVRDAIVEAGAEFGLVPVGSRAYPSNTLESGWIPSPLPAIYTGEPERAYREWLGVDSYEATGTLAGSYVSENIEDYYLTPWELGYGSFVKFDHDFIGRDALEKIDKETQRRKVTLAWNAEDLTRVWGSLLNVDGPQYKFFDLPLANYGSANYDSIVDADGTTVGFSMFTGYSANERRGLSLGVVDPNVPEGTELKVIWGEPDGGTAKASVERHEQTEVRVVVSPVPYSTVVRQSYHGGWRTGYQS; via the coding sequence GTGGCAAACAACCTGCAGGAGCTGATCGACCAGACCAACCCGGTCGACATGCTGCGCAACTCGCAGATCGGCTCGTACATCTACCCCGTCGTGCCCGCCGATTTCCAGAACTGGATCAAGGAGCAGCAGGCGTGGCGGGAGACCGCCGTGCTGTACGACCAGTCGCACCATATGGACAACGTGTTCCTGAGCGGATCCGACGCGATCAAGCTGATCAGCGACACCGCCATCAACTCGGTCGCGAACTTCGCCGTGAACAAGGCCAAGCAATACGTGCCGACCACCTCATCGGGCCATGTGATCGGCGATGGCATCCTCTTCCGCCAAGGCGAAGACGAGTATGTCTACGTGGGCCGCGCCCCCGCCTCGAACTGGCTGCTGTTCCACGGCGAGACCGGCGGCTACCGCAATCTCGATGTCACGGTCGACCGCCGGTCACCTTCCCGCCCCTACGGGCACCCGGTGACCCGGGAGTACTACCGTTTCCAGATCCAGGGCCCGAATGCCTGGGCCGTGATCGAGAAGCTCAACGGCGGCGAACTCGAAAAGCTCGGGTTCTTCAACATGTCGACGATGCGCATCGCCGGCAAAGAGGTGCGCACCCTCCGCCACGGGATGGCCGGCGCACCCGGCCTCGAGGTGTGGGGGCCGTACGCCGACCACGACCAGGTCCGCGACGCCATCGTCGAGGCGGGCGCCGAATTCGGGCTCGTGCCGGTCGGGTCCCGCGCCTACCCCTCGAACACGCTGGAGTCGGGCTGGATCCCCTCGCCCCTGCCGGCGATCTACACCGGCGAACCCGAGCGCGCCTACCGCGAATGGCTCGGCGTGGACAGCTACGAGGCCACCGGCACGCTGGCAGGCTCCTACGTCTCGGAGAACATCGAGGACTACTACCTGACCCCGTGGGAGCTCGGCTACGGCTCCTTCGTCAAGTTCGACCACGACTTCATCGGTCGCGATGCCCTCGAGAAGATCGACAAGGAGACCCAGCGTCGCAAGGTGACGCTGGCCTGGAACGCCGAGGATCTCACCCGGGTGTGGGGGTCTCTGCTGAACGTGGACGGGCCGCAGTACAAGTTCTTCGACCTGCCGCTGGCCAACTACGGCTCGGCCAACTACGACTCGATCGTGGATGCCGACGGCACCACGGTCGGGTTCTCGATGTTCACCGGGTACAGCGCCAACGAGCGGCGCGGCCTGTCGCTGGGCGTTGTCGACCCCAACGTGCCGGAGGGCACGGAGCTGAAGGTGATCTGGGGGGAGCCGGACGGCGGCACGGCCAAAGCCTCCGTCGAGCGGCACGAGCAGACCGAGGTGCGTGTGGTGGTCAGCCCGGTGCCGTATTCGACGGTCGTCCGCCAGTCCTACCACGGCGGCTGGCGCACCGGCTATCAGAGCTGA
- a CDS encoding ABC transporter permease, which translates to MRKTLVAITFTLGLPVILVTLWWINTILSPNFFIPEPPELIAEFFGLWFGPRLWADVLPSLARFGMGVALAIVVGVLLGIVIGLNRTLRAMTEPLFEFFRALPAPVLVPPLLLIIGPNDAMKVVVIAIGAVWPVLLNTVEGVRATDPVQNDTSRSYGISGFNRVRYQVLPSAAPQVLAGVRQCLPIGLILMVISEMFAPTGGLGAAIIRFQRTYAIPEMWSGILLLGIVGFLVAMLFRVVERRILRWYYGLKDLENAV; encoded by the coding sequence ATGAGAAAAACCCTCGTCGCCATCACCTTCACCCTCGGGTTGCCCGTGATCCTCGTCACGCTCTGGTGGATCAACACGATCCTGTCGCCGAACTTCTTCATCCCGGAACCCCCCGAGCTGATCGCCGAGTTCTTCGGGCTCTGGTTCGGCCCTCGCCTGTGGGCGGACGTGCTGCCGAGCCTTGCTCGGTTCGGCATGGGCGTGGCCCTGGCCATCGTCGTGGGGGTGCTCCTGGGCATCGTCATCGGCCTGAACCGCACCCTGCGGGCGATGACCGAGCCGCTGTTCGAGTTCTTCCGCGCCCTGCCCGCACCGGTTCTGGTGCCGCCGCTGCTGCTGATCATCGGTCCGAACGACGCGATGAAGGTGGTCGTGATCGCCATCGGCGCGGTCTGGCCGGTGCTGCTGAACACGGTCGAGGGGGTGCGGGCGACCGACCCGGTGCAGAACGACACGAGCCGCTCGTACGGCATCTCCGGATTCAACCGGGTGCGCTACCAGGTGCTCCCCTCCGCCGCGCCGCAGGTGCTGGCAGGGGTGCGACAGTGCCTGCCGATCGGGCTGATCCTCATGGTGATCTCCGAGATGTTCGCCCCCACCGGGGGGCTGGGCGCTGCCATCATCCGCTTCCAGCGCACCTACGCCATCCCCGAGATGTGGTCGGGGATCCTGCTCCTGGGCATCGTCGGCTTCCTCGTCGCCATGCTGTTCCGCGTCGTCGAACGACGCATCCTCCGCTGGTACTACGGACTGAAGGATCTCGAGAATGCTGTCTGA
- a CDS encoding aldehyde dehydrogenase family protein has protein sequence MTADAITTGARTGLYIGGQERFTDETLSIPDPARPGLIVGEAAAASADDVSDAVAAAKAAHPAWEAMGAKERARLMADAIAGIGDDRDEDAAILSQENGKVRFEAWVDALVFELRWNLALMLADEVDVPRTLPVVPGAIPVSTEVSYQALGVVTVIVPFNWPIAILGASLPHVLLAGNTAIVKPPPSAPLATTRVVQRLAEKLPAGVLNVVTGRDENMTGLIQNTDIAKVSFTGSVNGGKRIMEMASKTLTRVMLELGGNDAAIFLEDAVIDDVHLDRLYAAVYDTTGQICMNAKRVYVHRSRLDELVAGLTARLENVVIGYGLDEGTTMGPLHQPAQKAFVEEIIAEAKDAGADVREFGELPGGDLAGGNFLRPAIVVDPPLGLRVVTQEQFGPVIPVIPFDTEEQAVRLANDTWAGLCGSVWTGSPTAAHRVGSQLRCGYVWVNDHGATRLDLRAPFGGMKQSGMGREQGIDGIRSFQDTRSIATIDPEALAGMAH, from the coding sequence ATGACTGCAGACGCCATCACCACCGGGGCGCGAACGGGGCTCTACATCGGAGGCCAGGAACGCTTCACCGACGAGACCCTGTCGATCCCAGACCCGGCCAGACCTGGCTTGATCGTCGGGGAGGCCGCCGCGGCCTCCGCCGACGACGTGAGCGATGCCGTGGCCGCGGCCAAGGCCGCTCACCCCGCGTGGGAGGCGATGGGCGCGAAGGAGCGCGCGCGACTCATGGCCGACGCCATCGCCGGTATCGGCGACGACCGCGATGAGGATGCCGCCATCCTGTCGCAGGAGAACGGCAAGGTGCGCTTCGAAGCGTGGGTGGATGCCCTCGTGTTCGAACTGCGCTGGAACCTCGCGCTCATGCTCGCCGACGAGGTCGACGTGCCGCGGACCCTGCCCGTCGTACCAGGCGCCATCCCGGTGTCCACCGAGGTGTCCTACCAGGCGCTCGGCGTGGTCACCGTGATCGTGCCGTTCAACTGGCCGATCGCGATCCTCGGCGCCTCCCTGCCGCACGTGCTGCTGGCCGGGAACACCGCGATCGTGAAGCCCCCGCCGTCGGCGCCGCTGGCCACGACCCGGGTGGTCCAGCGCCTCGCCGAGAAGCTCCCCGCCGGCGTGCTGAACGTCGTGACCGGCCGTGACGAGAACATGACCGGCCTCATCCAGAACACCGACATCGCCAAGGTGTCCTTCACCGGCTCGGTCAACGGCGGCAAGCGGATCATGGAGATGGCGTCCAAGACCCTCACCCGGGTCATGCTGGAACTCGGCGGCAACGACGCCGCGATCTTCCTGGAGGACGCCGTCATCGACGATGTGCACCTCGACCGGCTCTACGCCGCGGTGTACGACACCACGGGGCAGATCTGCATGAACGCCAAGCGCGTCTACGTGCACCGTTCGCGGCTGGACGAGCTCGTCGCCGGGCTCACGGCGCGGCTCGAGAACGTCGTCATCGGCTACGGCCTCGACGAGGGCACCACGATGGGGCCGCTCCACCAGCCGGCGCAGAAGGCGTTCGTCGAGGAGATCATCGCCGAGGCGAAGGATGCCGGTGCCGACGTCCGCGAATTCGGCGAGCTGCCCGGCGGCGACCTCGCGGGCGGCAACTTCCTGCGGCCCGCGATCGTCGTGGACCCCCCGCTGGGGCTGCGCGTGGTGACCCAGGAGCAGTTCGGTCCTGTCATCCCGGTGATCCCGTTCGACACCGAGGAGCAGGCCGTACGTCTCGCCAACGACACGTGGGCCGGGTTGTGCGGGTCGGTGTGGACCGGCAGCCCCACCGCCGCCCACCGCGTCGGCAGCCAGTTGCGCTGCGGATATGTCTGGGTCAACGACCACGGCGCCACTCGCCTTGACCTGCGTGCACCCTTCGGCGGCATGAAGCAGTCGGGGATGGGACGCGAGCAGGGCATCGACGGAATCCGTTCCTTCCAGGACACCCGCTCGATCGCCACGATCGACCCCGAGGCCCTGGCCGGCATGGCGCACTGA
- a CDS encoding methylenetetrahydrofolate reductase, translating to MTGKDVPGLEEARDTIPAGTKINVTFLGNEDLQMRVAAAKAVVDLGFVPVPHISARRLSSQGQLEEFLGRLQDVGATDHVFAVGGDPAEPEGPYPDSLSVIRSGILQRYGVKEVSIAGYPEGHPDIPDDVLWRHLDDKSAALREQGLGAVILTQFAFDTDPVTVWIQQVRDRGIQTEIRIGTPGPAGIKRLIGFARRFGVGANAMIVKKYGFSLTNLMGTAGPDRFVTDLAAQLAQSPAAGTVKLHFYTFGGLQATAQWAQDYRNGQS from the coding sequence ATGACCGGGAAGGACGTGCCGGGCCTCGAAGAGGCACGGGACACGATCCCCGCCGGCACGAAGATCAACGTGACATTCCTCGGCAACGAGGATCTTCAGATGCGGGTCGCCGCCGCCAAGGCCGTCGTCGACCTCGGTTTCGTGCCGGTCCCGCACATCTCGGCCCGGCGGCTGTCGTCGCAGGGGCAGCTGGAGGAGTTCCTCGGCCGACTGCAGGATGTCGGTGCCACCGACCATGTCTTCGCCGTGGGCGGCGACCCGGCCGAACCAGAGGGTCCGTATCCTGATTCGCTCTCGGTGATCCGATCCGGCATCCTGCAGCGATACGGCGTCAAGGAGGTGTCGATCGCGGGCTACCCGGAAGGTCACCCCGACATTCCCGACGACGTGCTCTGGCGTCATCTGGACGACAAGTCGGCCGCGCTGCGGGAGCAGGGCTTGGGAGCGGTGATCCTCACCCAGTTCGCCTTCGACACCGACCCGGTGACCGTGTGGATCCAGCAGGTGCGCGACCGCGGCATCCAGACCGAGATCCGCATCGGCACGCCCGGCCCTGCCGGCATCAAACGGCTGATCGGCTTCGCGCGGCGCTTCGGCGTCGGCGCGAACGCGATGATCGTGAAGAAGTACGGCTTCTCGCTGACCAACCTCATGGGAACCGCCGGTCCCGACCGGTTCGTGACGGATCTGGCCGCCCAGCTCGCACAGTCCCCCGCCGCGGGAACGGTCAAGCTGCACTTCTACACGTTCGGCGGCCTGCAGGCGACGGCGCAGTGGGCGCAGGACTACCGCAACGGCCAGTCCTGA
- the purU gene encoding formyltetrahydrofolate deformylase — MPVSLQPNSLSDHACLITHGPDQPGLVAAITALVARNNGNIVTLDQYSDNPEGGAFFQRLVFHRPDLAAAMPEIQGDLENTLTPYGMTWQLTDQSVPKRMAILASTSDHCLLELLWRHRRGELNVTIPMVISNHTNSAESVRSFGIPFFHVPSPGPDKAAAEAEIMKLLVGNVDVVVLARYMQILSDGFLTQVGVPIINIHHSFLPAFIGAGPYKKAKERGVKLIGATSHYVTGDLDEGPIIEQDVARVTHAMSATDLQARGAYVERAVLSRAVQWHAEDRVIRHGNQTIVFA; from the coding sequence ATGCCCGTGTCTCTGCAACCGAACTCGCTGAGCGATCATGCCTGCCTCATCACCCACGGCCCCGACCAGCCGGGGCTGGTCGCGGCGATCACGGCACTGGTGGCCCGCAACAACGGGAACATCGTGACCCTGGACCAGTACTCCGACAATCCGGAGGGTGGCGCGTTCTTCCAGCGGCTGGTGTTTCACCGCCCCGACCTCGCGGCCGCGATGCCCGAGATCCAAGGCGACCTCGAGAACACGCTCACCCCCTACGGCATGACCTGGCAGCTCACCGATCAGTCGGTACCCAAGCGCATGGCGATCCTCGCCTCGACGAGCGACCACTGCCTGCTGGAACTGCTTTGGCGCCACCGCCGCGGCGAACTGAACGTCACGATCCCGATGGTGATCTCCAACCACACCAACAGCGCCGAGTCGGTGCGCTCCTTCGGTATCCCGTTCTTCCACGTGCCCTCGCCCGGACCGGACAAAGCCGCCGCCGAGGCGGAGATCATGAAGCTCCTCGTCGGCAACGTCGACGTGGTCGTGCTCGCGCGCTACATGCAGATCCTCTCCGACGGCTTCCTCACCCAGGTCGGCGTGCCCATCATCAACATCCACCACTCGTTCCTGCCTGCGTTCATCGGTGCCGGCCCCTACAAGAAGGCCAAGGAACGCGGCGTCAAACTCATCGGCGCGACGTCGCACTACGTCACCGGCGACCTCGACGAGGGACCGATCATCGAACAGGACGTCGCCCGCGTCACCCACGCGATGAGCGCGACCGACCTGCAGGCACGGGGCGCCTACGTCGAACGCGCCGTACTGTCCCGTGCCGTCCAGTGGCACGCCGAGGACCGGGTGATCCGGCACGGCAATCAGACCATCGTCTTCGCCTGA
- a CDS encoding ABC transporter permease, protein MTIAPPGDNTVTRTVAIAKARARRRFSPRKALLGIAGIVLFLAIWEMASRTGLVDPRYLPPPTEVIPHLFQIATFPDFWVAIGDTLLAWGTGLLIAFVLATTAGVVIGLSPFLRRATNSTVEFLRPIPSVALIPLAVLLFGIRFEATLLLVVYAAFWQIFIQVLYGVADVDQVAMSTGRSYGFSRWQLIRDIVFPTALPFLMTGVRLASAIALILAITAQLIIGTPGLGYQITLAQNAGNYDTMYALMIATGLLGVLINVGARAAERRLLSWHTSVRGEVPA, encoded by the coding sequence ATGACCATCGCACCACCCGGCGACAACACGGTGACTCGCACCGTCGCCATCGCGAAGGCGCGCGCTCGACGGCGGTTCTCCCCACGCAAGGCCCTGCTCGGCATCGCGGGCATCGTGCTGTTCCTCGCGATCTGGGAGATGGCGTCACGGACGGGCCTGGTGGACCCTCGCTATCTGCCGCCACCCACCGAGGTGATCCCCCACCTGTTCCAGATCGCCACGTTCCCCGACTTCTGGGTGGCGATCGGCGACACCCTCCTGGCGTGGGGCACGGGCCTGCTCATCGCGTTCGTGCTGGCGACGACCGCCGGTGTCGTGATCGGGCTGTCGCCGTTCCTGCGCCGTGCGACGAACTCGACGGTGGAGTTCCTCCGTCCGATCCCGTCCGTCGCGCTCATCCCCCTCGCGGTGCTGCTGTTCGGCATCCGGTTCGAGGCGACCCTGCTGCTGGTGGTGTACGCGGCGTTCTGGCAGATCTTCATCCAGGTGCTGTACGGCGTCGCCGACGTCGATCAGGTCGCCATGAGCACGGGGCGCAGTTACGGCTTCTCCCGCTGGCAGCTCATCAGGGACATCGTGTTCCCGACGGCGTTGCCGTTCCTCATGACGGGCGTGCGACTCGCCTCGGCGATCGCCCTGATCCTGGCGATCACCGCGCAGCTGATCATCGGCACGCCGGGCTTGGGCTATCAGATCACGCTCGCCCAGAACGCGGGCAACTACGACACGATGTACGCGCTCATGATCGCGACGGGGCTCCTGGGGGTGCTGATCAACGTCGGCGCCCGCGCGGCGGAGCGCCGGCTGCTGTCGTGGCACACGTCGGTGCGGGGGGAGGTGCCGGCATGA
- a CDS encoding long-chain fatty acid--CoA ligase, with protein sequence MHNQGIGTWISRRSERSLDDVAISFRDETVGYCTLAHRIRLLAAALADRGVSAGDRVAYLGNNHPSFLESLFATATLGAIFVPLNSRLAAPEIEFALEDSGSTTLILHADLRDRARSGAWSTGVTRRIIVEADAYPAVESYDDLIASGTDREIDVPVTLDDPAIILYTSGTTGHPKGAVLTHGNLTWNCFNAIVDYGIHAAERVLLISPLFHVASLSMGALPVLLQGGQVILHEKFDPAGVLHTVAAEHVTMLAGVPTTFQMLQEHPDWDTTDISSLQHLTCGGSTMPERMLEAYEKRGLSFSCGYGMTETSPGATAMPPRMSKVKMGSSGIKHFFTDVKVVDEQGGTVPAGTVGEILVSGPNVIKEYWRRPEATAAAFVDGWFRSGDLGSMDEEGYLRVSDRLKDMIISGGENIYSAEVEGVIMEIPEISSVALIGVADDKWGEVPLAVVSLKEGAHLPAEAIARHLDGRLAKYKIPTRVVFTEELPRTASGKVRKADLRARYGSGTP encoded by the coding sequence GTGCACAACCAAGGCATCGGGACCTGGATCTCCCGTCGCAGCGAGCGTTCGCTGGACGACGTCGCGATCTCGTTCCGCGACGAGACGGTCGGCTACTGCACGCTCGCCCACCGCATCCGCCTGCTCGCCGCGGCCCTCGCCGACCGCGGTGTCTCAGCGGGCGACCGGGTCGCCTACCTCGGCAACAACCACCCTTCTTTCCTCGAGTCGCTGTTCGCCACGGCGACCCTCGGTGCGATCTTCGTGCCGCTGAACTCCCGCCTGGCCGCTCCCGAGATCGAGTTCGCCCTCGAGGACTCCGGATCCACGACCCTCATCCTGCACGCCGACCTACGTGACCGCGCTCGCTCCGGCGCCTGGTCCACCGGCGTCACCCGGCGCATCATCGTCGAGGCCGACGCCTACCCCGCGGTCGAGTCGTACGACGACCTCATCGCCTCGGGGACGGACCGCGAGATCGACGTTCCCGTCACTCTCGACGACCCGGCGATCATCCTCTACACCTCCGGCACCACCGGGCACCCGAAGGGAGCCGTCCTCACTCACGGCAACCTCACCTGGAACTGCTTCAACGCCATCGTCGATTACGGCATCCACGCCGCCGAACGCGTGCTGCTGATCTCTCCCCTGTTCCACGTCGCCTCGCTGAGCATGGGGGCCCTGCCCGTACTTCTGCAGGGCGGCCAGGTCATCCTGCACGAGAAGTTCGATCCCGCCGGTGTGCTCCACACGGTAGCCGCGGAGCACGTGACGATGCTCGCGGGGGTGCCGACGACCTTCCAGATGCTGCAGGAGCATCCGGACTGGGACACCACCGACATCAGCAGCCTGCAGCACCTCACATGCGGCGGCTCCACCATGCCGGAACGGATGCTGGAGGCGTACGAGAAGCGGGGCCTGTCCTTCTCCTGCGGCTACGGCATGACCGAGACCTCCCCCGGCGCAACGGCCATGCCGCCGCGGATGTCGAAGGTGAAGATGGGGTCGTCGGGGATCAAGCACTTCTTCACCGATGTGAAGGTCGTGGACGAACAGGGCGGCACGGTGCCCGCCGGAACGGTCGGGGAGATCCTGGTGAGCGGACCCAACGTGATCAAGGAGTACTGGCGCCGCCCGGAAGCCACCGCGGCCGCGTTCGTGGACGGCTGGTTCCGCTCCGGCGACCTCGGTTCGATGGACGAGGAGGGGTACCTTCGCGTCTCGGATCGCCTGAAGGACATGATCATCTCGGGCGGGGAGAACATCTACTCGGCGGAGGTCGAGGGAGTCATCATGGAGATCCCCGAGATCTCGTCGGTCGCCCTCATCGGTGTCGCGGACGACAAGTGGGGCGAGGTGCCGCTGGCCGTGGTGAGCCTGAAAGAAGGGGCTCACCTGCCCGCCGAGGCGATCGCCCGGCACCTGGACGGCCGACTGGCCAAGTACAAGATCCCCACCCGGGTGGTCTTCACCGAAGAACTGCCGAGAACGGCCAGCGGAAAAGTGCGCAAGGCCGATCTGCGTGCGCGCTACGGCTCCGGGACGCCCTGA